Proteins encoded together in one Drosophila gunungcola strain Sukarami chromosome 2R unlocalized genomic scaffold, Dgunungcola_SK_2 000013F, whole genome shotgun sequence window:
- the LOC128256169 gene encoding 40S ribosomal protein S23: protein MGKPRGLRTARKHVNHRRDQRWADKDYKKAHLGTRWKANPFGGASHAKGIVLEKVGVEAKQPNSAIRKCVRVQLIKNGKKITAFVPRDGSLNYIEENDEVLVAGFGRKGHAVGDIPGVRFKVVKVANVSLLALYKEKKERPRS, encoded by the exons ATGG GCAAGCCAAGAGGTCTGCGCACTGCCAGGAAGCATGTGAACCACCGTCGCGACCAGCGTTGGGCCGACAAGGACTACAAGAAGGCTCATTTGGGAACCAGATGGAAGGCCAATCCCTTCGGAGGTGCTTCCCACGCCAAGGGAATCGTCCTTGAGAAGGT CGGCGTCGAGGCCAAACAGCCCAACTCTGCCATCCGCAAGTGCGTGAGGGTTCAGCTGATCAAGAACGGCAAGAAGATCACCGCCTTCGTACCCCGTGACGGTAGCTTGAACTACATTGAGGAGAACGACGAGGTCCTGGTCGCCGGTTTCGGTCGTAAGGGTCATGCCGTCGGTGATATTCCCGGTGTCCGCTTCAAGGTCGTCAAGGTGGCCAACGTCTCCCTCCTGGCCCTCTACAAGGAGAAGAAGGAACGCCCAAGATCTTAG